A window of Flavobacterium flavigenum contains these coding sequences:
- the aspS gene encoding aspartate--tRNA ligase gives MYRSHNCGELNASNINTEVTLAGWVQKSRDKGFMNWVDLRDRYGITQLIFDESRTDKTVFELAKTLGREFVIQVKGTVIEREAKNKNIPTGEIEILVSELTILNSALTPPFTIEDETDGGEDIRMKYRYLDIRRNPVKNSLLFRHKVAMEVRKYLSDLDFCEVETPYLIKSTPEGARDFVVPSRMNEGQFYALPQSPQTFKQLLMVGGMDKYFQIVKCFRDEDLRADRQPEFTQIDCEMAFVEQEDILNVFEGLTRHLLKEIKGIEVDKFPRITYDYAMKTYGNDKPDIRFGMKFGELNEFAKHKEFPVFNAAELVVGIAVPGAGNYTRKEIDGLIDWVKRPQVGASGMVYVKCNEDGTYKSSVDKFYDQDDLANWAKATEAKPGDMIFVLSGPANKTRAQLSALRMELATRLGLRNPEEFAPLWVVDFPLLELDEESGRYHAMHHPFTSPKPEDMALLETDPGKVRANAYDMVLNGNEIGGGSIRIHDKATQQLMFKYLGFTEEEAKAQFGFLMDAFQFGAPPHGGLAFGLDRLVAILGGQETIRDFIAFPKNNSGRDVMIDAPSAIDESQLKELHIQVK, from the coding sequence ATGTATAGAAGTCATAATTGTGGCGAGTTAAATGCCTCAAATATTAATACCGAAGTTACACTTGCAGGCTGGGTTCAGAAATCACGAGATAAAGGATTCATGAATTGGGTTGATTTACGTGACCGTTACGGAATTACACAGCTTATTTTCGACGAAAGCCGTACCGATAAAACCGTTTTTGAATTGGCAAAAACCCTGGGAAGAGAATTTGTAATTCAGGTAAAAGGAACTGTTATCGAGCGTGAAGCAAAAAACAAAAACATTCCAACTGGTGAAATTGAAATTTTAGTTTCTGAATTAACTATTTTGAATTCTGCTTTAACACCTCCATTCACCATTGAAGACGAAACAGACGGTGGAGAAGATATCAGAATGAAATACCGTTATTTGGATATCCGAAGAAATCCGGTTAAAAACAGTTTATTATTCCGTCACAAAGTGGCAATGGAAGTTCGTAAATATTTATCTGATTTAGATTTCTGCGAAGTTGAAACGCCTTACTTAATCAAATCGACTCCGGAAGGAGCAAGAGATTTCGTGGTACCAAGCCGTATGAACGAAGGTCAGTTTTATGCTTTGCCACAATCGCCTCAAACTTTCAAACAACTTTTGATGGTGGGAGGAATGGATAAATATTTCCAGATTGTGAAATGTTTCCGTGACGAAGATTTACGTGCAGACCGTCAGCCTGAGTTTACACAAATCGATTGCGAAATGGCATTTGTGGAACAGGAAGATATTTTGAATGTCTTTGAAGGATTGACAAGACATTTATTAAAAGAAATAAAAGGTATAGAAGTTGATAAATTCCCAAGAATTACGTACGACTATGCCATGAAAACATATGGAAACGACAAACCGGACATTCGTTTCGGAATGAAGTTTGGCGAATTAAACGAATTTGCAAAACATAAAGAATTCCCTGTATTCAATGCAGCAGAATTAGTTGTGGGAATCGCTGTTCCTGGAGCGGGAAATTACACTCGTAAAGAAATTGACGGTTTGATTGACTGGGTAAAACGTCCGCAGGTTGGCGCATCCGGAATGGTTTACGTGAAATGTAACGAAGACGGAACTTATAAATCGTCTGTAGATAAATTCTACGATCAGGACGATTTGGCAAACTGGGCAAAAGCAACAGAAGCAAAACCTGGTGATATGATTTTTGTACTTTCTGGTCCTGCAAACAAAACACGCGCTCAACTTTCTGCTTTACGTATGGAACTAGCAACTCGTTTAGGTTTGCGTAATCCAGAAGAATTTGCACCATTATGGGTAGTTGATTTTCCACTATTGGAACTTGACGAAGAAAGTGGCCGTTACCACGCCATGCATCATCCGTTTACATCGCCAAAACCAGAAGATATGGCATTGTTAGAAACAGATCCGGGAAAAGTTCGTGCAAACGCTTACGATATGGTTTTAAATGGAAATGAAATTGGCGGAGGATCGATTCGTATTCATGATAAAGCAACGCAACAGTTAATGTTTAAATATTTAGGTTTTACAGAAGAAGAAGCAAAAGCACAATTTGGTTTCTTAATGGATGCATTCCAGTTTGGAGCACCACCACACGGAGGTTTAGCTTTTGGTTTAGACAGATTAGTTGCTATTTTAGGAGGTCAGGAAACGATTAGGGATTTTATTGCTTTCCCTAAAAATAATTCAGGTCGTGATGTAATGATCGATGCACCTTCAGCCATAGATGAATCACAATTAAAAGAATTGCATATACAAGTTAAATAA
- a CDS encoding TlpA family protein disulfide reductase: protein MRKVILFALIMLSIFNVNAQTKNQIKFTAKIANRNSDTLVIRGANNFTQIIPIDKKGVFAATFEAPKGFYQFSDGHEVSSLYLKPNSEINLTMDAKQFDETIAYKGKGVDESNFLALYSLNNEKFQNEAFTKDEAEFAALLEAKKKWDNETLEKGKYDAEFQTAVKSAFSQFHEYAAQAYQSNAQTNKLKGKPSPDFDYENYKGGKTKLSDLKGKYVYIDLWATWCGPCRAEIPFLQKIEEKYHGKNIEFVSISIDKAKDNEKWKKFVADKNLGGIQLFADKDWESEFVTSYGVTGIPRFILIDPKGNILNPDADRPSSPELQTQLDALLK from the coding sequence ATGAGAAAAGTTATTCTTTTTGCTTTGATTATGCTGAGCATTTTTAACGTTAATGCCCAAACAAAGAATCAAATTAAATTTACGGCTAAAATTGCGAATAGAAATAGCGATACCTTAGTTATTCGCGGTGCAAATAATTTCACACAGATTATTCCAATTGATAAAAAGGGTGTTTTTGCAGCCACTTTTGAAGCTCCAAAAGGGTTTTATCAATTTTCTGATGGTCATGAAGTTTCGAGTTTGTACTTAAAACCAAATTCAGAAATAAACTTGACGATGGATGCGAAACAATTTGATGAAACGATTGCATATAAAGGTAAAGGTGTTGATGAAAGCAATTTTCTGGCACTTTACTCTTTAAATAATGAAAAATTTCAAAACGAAGCTTTTACTAAAGATGAAGCAGAATTTGCTGCACTTTTGGAAGCAAAGAAAAAGTGGGATAATGAAACTCTTGAAAAAGGAAAATATGATGCAGAATTTCAAACTGCTGTAAAAAGTGCGTTCTCACAATTTCATGAGTATGCAGCCCAGGCTTATCAAAGCAATGCACAAACAAATAAACTTAAAGGAAAGCCTTCACCTGATTTTGATTATGAAAATTATAAAGGCGGAAAAACAAAACTTTCAGATTTAAAAGGGAAATATGTTTACATAGATCTTTGGGCAACCTGGTGCGGGCCATGCAGGGCTGAAATTCCTTTTTTACAAAAAATAGAGGAGAAATACCATGGGAAAAATATTGAATTTGTGAGTATCTCAATCGACAAAGCAAAAGACAATGAGAAATGGAAAAAATTTGTAGCTGATAAAAATTTAGGCGGAATCCAGTTATTTGCAGATAAAGATTGGGAATCTGAGTTTGTAACAAGTTATGGTGTAACCGGAATCCCAAGATTTATATTGATTGATCCTAAGGGAAACATTTTAAACCCTGATGCTGATAGACCATCATCGCCAGAATTGCAAACACAATTAGATGCTTTATTGAAGTAA
- a CDS encoding toxin-antitoxin system YwqK family antitoxin — translation MKKCVILVAILFSGILVAQETKPELEAVGNKVRATYYYDNGKVQQEGFFKEGKLDGVWVSYDENGNKKAIAEYTNGLKTGKWIYFNDKNICQVDYSNSKINSVKNLEEKVVAHNN, via the coding sequence ATGAAAAAGTGTGTAATTTTAGTTGCAATATTGTTCTCTGGAATTTTAGTTGCACAAGAGACAAAACCTGAATTAGAAGCTGTTGGAAACAAAGTGAGAGCTACTTATTATTATGATAATGGAAAAGTACAACAAGAAGGCTTTTTTAAAGAAGGTAAATTAGATGGTGTCTGGGTATCTTATGACGAGAATGGAAATAAAAAAGCTATCGCAGAATACACAAACGGATTAAAAACCGGAAAATGGATTTATTTTAATGACAAAAATATTTGTCAGGTAGATTATTCAAACAGCAAAATTAATTCTGTTAAGAATTTAGAAGAAAAAGTTGTTGCGCATAACAATTAA
- a CDS encoding PepSY-associated TM helix domain-containing protein — translation MSNRNYNIYFHTHTVSGIVISVVLFVIFFAGSFSFFRDEIINWEKNESVSISREIDLNYDAALKKLDKEYILQGRNITISKHSNERRVNISLEGTKDSLAQAKQKEGSFFYLDTKNYKTSTYEESYSLGEFLYRLHFLAQIPYPVGYYLSGFIALFFLFAIVTGVLLHWKKIVSNFYVFRPKEKLKTLWTDAHTALGMIGLPFQFVYAVTGAFFMIKLLIVAPAVMALYKGDQDKLYKELEYTDPEFKFENKKLTVPFSINELVSKAKSNWKDFEINRVMIQNYGDANMHLLVEGELLSTKKFTGNGKVVYRIADGKEIARKNPETQNHYLDVVKNVLYRIHFGDYGGYALKIVSFALGIITCFVIISGVMIWLIARDKKNMPEKKRRFNERVVCIYLAICLSMYPITALAFIASKLFYPLTQSNLYSIYFIGWLLLALFFIIKKNDAFTNKWCLISGSVLGFLIPLTNGIITGNWFWNSFLQNKIQIFFIDIFWIILASITLYVAFSLKSKKNQIAEI, via the coding sequence ATGAGTAATCGTAATTATAATATTTATTTCCATACGCACACCGTTAGCGGAATCGTTATCAGTGTTGTTCTTTTTGTGATTTTCTTTGCCGGATCCTTTTCTTTCTTCAGGGACGAAATAATCAATTGGGAAAAAAATGAATCAGTTTCTATTTCACGCGAAATTGATTTAAACTATGATGCTGCGTTAAAAAAACTGGACAAAGAGTATATTCTCCAAGGACGAAATATTACCATTTCTAAACATAGTAACGAAAGACGGGTTAATATTTCTTTAGAAGGAACCAAAGATAGTCTGGCCCAAGCAAAACAAAAAGAAGGAAGTTTTTTTTATTTAGATACCAAAAACTATAAAACATCAACCTACGAAGAGTCCTATTCTCTTGGAGAGTTTTTATATCGTTTGCATTTCCTTGCACAGATTCCTTATCCTGTCGGATATTATCTTTCGGGTTTCATTGCGCTGTTTTTCTTATTTGCAATAGTAACAGGCGTTTTACTACACTGGAAAAAAATTGTTTCGAATTTTTATGTTTTTCGTCCAAAAGAAAAGCTTAAAACATTATGGACAGATGCCCATACAGCATTAGGAATGATCGGATTGCCTTTTCAGTTTGTCTATGCCGTAACCGGTGCTTTTTTCATGATTAAGCTTTTAATCGTTGCGCCGGCTGTAATGGCTCTTTATAAAGGAGATCAGGACAAATTATACAAAGAACTTGAATATACAGATCCTGAATTTAAGTTTGAGAATAAAAAATTGACAGTTCCTTTTAGTATCAATGAGTTAGTTTCTAAAGCGAAAAGCAACTGGAAGGATTTTGAAATCAACCGTGTGATGATTCAGAACTATGGCGATGCTAATATGCATCTTCTGGTTGAAGGTGAATTGTTAAGCACCAAAAAATTTACCGGAAACGGAAAAGTAGTTTACCGTATTGCTGATGGAAAAGAAATTGCAAGGAAAAATCCTGAAACACAAAACCATTATTTAGATGTTGTCAAAAATGTTTTATACCGGATACATTTTGGTGATTATGGTGGTTATGCATTGAAAATAGTAAGCTTTGCTTTAGGAATTATAACCTGCTTCGTGATTATTTCAGGAGTTATGATTTGGTTAATTGCGAGGGATAAAAAAAATATGCCTGAGAAGAAACGCCGTTTCAACGAAAGGGTTGTATGTATTTATCTGGCTATTTGCTTGAGTATGTATCCGATTACTGCATTGGCATTCATTGCATCTAAATTATTTTATCCTTTAACTCAGTCTAATTTATACAGTATTTATTTTATTGGATGGCTCTTACTTGCCCTCTTTTTTATTATCAAAAAGAATGATGCTTTTACTAACAAATGGTGCTTAATTTCAGGAAGTGTTTTAGGTTTTTTGATTCCGCTTACAAATGGAATCATTACCGGAAACTGGTTTTGGAATTCTTTCCTCCAAAACAAAATTCAGATTTTCTTTATTGATATTTTCTGGATTATTTTAGCATCAATTACACTATATGTTGCTTTTTCATTAAAATCAAAAAAGAATCAAATAGCAGAAATATAA
- a CDS encoding efflux RND transporter permease subunit has product MKLAEISIKRPSLVIVLFTILILGGLFSYSQLGYELIPKFETNVITVSTVYPGASPSEVENTVTKKIEDAIASLENIKKIDSKSYESLSVVSITLLSTANVDISMNDAQRKINAILSDLPDDADPPSLTKFSLSDLPIMTLGANGKMDEAAFYDLIDKKIAPVLSRVQGVAQVNIIGGQEREIQVNLDAVKMQGYGLSVPQVQQTILTSNLDFPTGNIQTRNQKILIRLAGKYKNVEELRNLVVSSQNGIQVRLGDIADVQDTQKIAEKIARVDQKSAIVLQIVKQSDANAVAVSEQLVKTIKTLEQDYKKSSLKLDIAKDSTIFTLEAADSVVHDLLIAVILVAFVMLFFLHSIRNSLIVMISIPASLIATFIGIYLLGYTLNLMSLLGLSLVVGILVDDAIVVLENIYRHMEMGKSRIRASYDGTAEIGGTVTSITLVIVVVFLPIAMSTGLVSNIITQFCVTVIISTMFSLLASFTIIPWLSSRFGKLEHIEGKNLFGRIILGFESYLTRFTDWVSNLLNWCLDHYFKTIGIVLVLFFGSIFWLMGGGYIGGEFFASSDSGEFLVQIEMPKDASLEQTNFMTQKAEAFLKGEKYVFSQITTVGQTSEGLGAAQATAYKAEIDVKMIEQKDRTDDANVYAAKTKRKLEKILVGAKVKTVPVGILGTAEDATLGLIVTGPNVESAMKFAKMAEAELRTIPGTTEIKLTVEDGNPEINVKVDRDKMAALGLTLQTVGLTMQTAYSGNTDGKFRAGEYEYDINIKYNEFDRKNITDVSNLIFINNAGQQIKLNQFATITEGSGPSKLERRDKTASVTVQGQNVGVPAGTIVTQWQEKLDKLQKPTGVNYIWGGDQENQSEGFGTLGIALLAAIILVYLVMVGLYDSFVHPFVVLFAIPLSFIGVLFALALTNNTLNIFTILGVIMLIGLVCKNAIMLVDYTNQRRAAGESIRRALIQANHARLRPILMTTIAMVFGMFPIALASGAGAEWKNGLAWVIIGGLISSLFLTLIVVPVIYQIMEGIMRRLSKGDKIDYEAEMVADYEHTELSEDGFNPKHTH; this is encoded by the coding sequence ATGAAATTAGCCGAAATATCCATAAAACGTCCGTCGTTAGTAATTGTATTGTTTACAATTCTGATTTTAGGTGGATTGTTCAGCTACAGCCAGTTAGGCTATGAGCTGATCCCGAAATTTGAAACCAACGTTATTACGGTTTCTACTGTATATCCTGGAGCTTCGCCAAGTGAGGTTGAAAATACAGTAACAAAAAAGATTGAAGATGCGATTGCATCATTAGAAAATATCAAGAAAATCGATTCAAAATCATATGAGTCACTTTCTGTAGTGTCGATTACATTGCTTTCTACTGCTAACGTAGATATTTCGATGAATGATGCGCAGCGTAAAATTAATGCGATTTTGAGTGATCTTCCAGATGATGCCGATCCGCCGTCGTTAACTAAATTCTCTTTGAGTGATTTACCAATTATGACGCTTGGTGCAAATGGTAAAATGGATGAGGCTGCTTTTTACGATTTGATCGATAAAAAGATTGCACCCGTTTTATCTCGTGTACAAGGTGTGGCGCAGGTAAATATTATTGGTGGTCAGGAGCGTGAGATTCAGGTAAACCTTGATGCAGTAAAGATGCAAGGCTACGGACTTTCTGTTCCTCAGGTACAACAGACCATTTTGACTTCAAACCTGGATTTCCCAACGGGTAACATTCAAACTAGAAATCAAAAAATCTTAATCCGTTTAGCGGGTAAATATAAAAACGTTGAAGAATTAAGAAACTTAGTAGTTTCTTCTCAAAACGGAATCCAGGTTCGTTTAGGCGATATTGCTGACGTTCAGGATACACAAAAAATCGCGGAGAAAATTGCGCGTGTAGACCAAAAAAGTGCGATTGTACTTCAAATTGTAAAACAATCAGATGCGAATGCCGTAGCAGTAAGCGAGCAGTTGGTTAAAACAATTAAGACATTAGAACAAGATTATAAAAAATCCAGTTTAAAACTTGATATTGCAAAAGACAGTACCATATTTACTCTTGAAGCAGCAGACTCCGTTGTACACGATTTATTAATAGCGGTTATTCTGGTAGCATTTGTAATGTTGTTCTTCCTGCACAGTATTAGAAACTCGTTGATCGTAATGATTTCTATTCCTGCCTCCTTGATTGCAACATTTATCGGAATCTATTTATTAGGTTATACGCTTAACTTAATGTCATTACTTGGTTTATCTCTTGTTGTTGGTATTCTTGTGGATGATGCGATTGTGGTATTAGAAAACATTTACCGACACATGGAGATGGGTAAAAGCCGAATTCGTGCATCGTATGATGGTACTGCAGAAATTGGCGGTACAGTAACTTCGATTACATTGGTAATTGTGGTGGTGTTCCTGCCGATTGCAATGAGTACAGGTTTGGTATCGAACATTATTACACAATTCTGTGTTACGGTAATTATCTCTACAATGTTCTCATTATTGGCTTCATTTACTATTATTCCGTGGTTGTCTTCTCGTTTTGGAAAACTGGAGCATATTGAAGGTAAAAACCTTTTCGGAAGAATCATCCTTGGATTTGAAAGCTACTTAACTCGTTTTACTGACTGGGTTTCAAATTTATTGAACTGGTGTTTAGATCACTACTTTAAAACAATCGGAATTGTATTAGTCCTGTTTTTCGGATCTATCTTCTGGTTAATGGGAGGTGGTTACATCGGAGGAGAATTCTTCGCATCATCTGATAGTGGTGAGTTCTTAGTACAAATCGAGATGCCAAAAGACGCTTCATTAGAGCAGACCAACTTTATGACGCAAAAAGCAGAAGCTTTCTTAAAAGGAGAGAAATATGTTTTCAGCCAGATTACAACGGTAGGACAAACCAGTGAAGGTTTAGGTGCAGCGCAGGCAACAGCTTATAAAGCTGAGATCGATGTTAAAATGATCGAGCAAAAAGATCGTACAGACGATGCAAACGTTTATGCTGCGAAGACAAAGCGTAAGCTTGAAAAAATATTAGTTGGAGCAAAAGTTAAAACAGTTCCAGTAGGTATTTTAGGTACAGCAGAAGATGCTACTTTAGGTTTGATCGTAACAGGTCCAAACGTAGAAAGCGCTATGAAATTTGCAAAAATGGCAGAAGCTGAGTTGCGTACCATTCCAGGAACAACTGAGATTAAATTAACAGTTGAAGACGGAAACCCTGAAATTAACGTAAAAGTAGACCGTGATAAAATGGCTGCTTTAGGACTAACACTTCAAACTGTTGGTTTAACCATGCAGACAGCTTATAGTGGAAATACTGACGGTAAATTTAGAGCTGGCGAATACGAATACGACATCAATATCAAATACAACGAATTTGACAGAAAAAATATCACAGACGTTAGTAACTTGATTTTCATCAACAATGCAGGGCAACAAATTAAATTAAACCAATTTGCTACTATTACTGAAGGTTCAGGACCAAGTAAATTAGAGCGTAGAGATAAAACAGCTTCTGTAACCGTACAAGGTCAGAACGTTGGGGTGCCGGCGGGAACAATCGTTACACAATGGCAGGAAAAACTAGACAAACTGCAAAAACCAACCGGAGTAAATTATATCTGGGGAGGTGACCAGGAGAACCAATCTGAAGGTTTTGGTACTTTAGGAATTGCATTATTGGCGGCTATTATTTTGGTTTACCTTGTAATGGTTGGTCTTTACGACAGTTTCGTTCACCCGTTTGTGGTATTGTTCGCGATTCCGCTTTCGTTTATTGGGGTTTTATTTGCACTGGCATTAACAAACAATACATTAAATATCTTTACCATTTTAGGGGTCATCATGTTGATTGGTCTGGTGTGTAAGAATGCGATCATGCTTGTCGATTATACCAACCAGCGAAGAGCTGCCGGAGAATCGATTAGAAGAGCATTGATCCAGGCAAACCACGCGCGTTTACGTCCGATCCTGATGACAACAATTGCGATGGTATTTGGTATGTTCCCAATTGCATTAGCATCCGGAGCAGGAGCTGAGTGGAAAAACGGACTTGCATGGGTAATTATAGGAGGATTAATTTCTTCGTTATTCTTAACCTTAATTGTAGTTCCGGTTATCTACCAGATCATGGAAGGTATTATGAGAAGATTATCTAAAGGAGATAAAATTGATTACGAAGCTGAAATGGTAGCTGATTATGAGCACACCGAATTAAGCGAAGACGGTTTTAACCCTAAACATACGCATTAA
- a CDS encoding efflux RND transporter periplasmic adaptor subunit has product MKKIIITIVIIAVAFVGISYLLNKNKTENEAKTAIVAQKNAAVSVKVATVKTEDVNLGFTANGNFEPIQELTFSAEKSGKVIRVLVKEGDYVRVGQTLLTMRGDVINVSAQQAQAVYQNAKSDYSRYENAFKTGGVTKQQLDQAKLALTNAESNLKQANINVGDTKVKAPINGFINKKYIEPGSILTGMPATALFDIVNTSKLKLTVAVNESQVASLKLGNTVNITASVYPDKNFSGKITFIASKADASLNFPVEIEITNNSNNDLKAGMYGTANFGGNNQKQNLKIVPRNAFVGSVSSNQIFVVENNVAKLKKVVAGRILGDKVEIIDGLNDGETVIVTGQINLQDGNTVEIIK; this is encoded by the coding sequence ATGAAGAAAATAATTATAACAATCGTAATCATAGCCGTAGCTTTTGTCGGGATTAGCTACCTTTTAAATAAAAATAAAACAGAAAATGAGGCTAAAACTGCTATTGTGGCACAAAAAAATGCTGCTGTTTCTGTAAAAGTAGCGACAGTTAAAACAGAAGATGTAAATCTGGGTTTTACGGCCAACGGAAACTTTGAGCCTATTCAGGAATTGACTTTCTCTGCTGAAAAATCCGGAAAAGTAATCCGTGTTTTAGTAAAAGAAGGTGACTATGTAAGAGTTGGCCAGACTTTACTAACTATGAGAGGCGATGTGATTAATGTGAGTGCACAACAGGCTCAGGCAGTTTACCAAAATGCAAAATCTGATTACAGCAGATATGAAAATGCTTTTAAAACCGGTGGTGTTACAAAACAACAATTAGATCAGGCAAAATTAGCTTTAACAAATGCTGAATCTAATTTAAAACAAGCAAATATTAATGTTGGTGACACAAAAGTAAAAGCACCAATCAACGGATTCATCAATAAAAAATATATTGAACCGGGATCTATCTTAACTGGTATGCCTGCAACTGCATTATTTGATATTGTAAATACATCCAAATTAAAACTGACTGTTGCTGTAAATGAAAGTCAGGTTGCAAGTTTAAAATTAGGAAACACAGTTAACATTACCGCAAGTGTTTATCCTGACAAAAATTTCTCCGGAAAAATTACTTTCATTGCTTCAAAAGCAGATGCTTCTTTAAACTTTCCTGTTGAAATCGAAATTACAAATAATTCAAATAACGATTTAAAAGCGGGTATGTACGGAACAGCAAATTTTGGTGGTAACAACCAAAAACAAAACCTGAAAATTGTTCCAAGAAATGCTTTCGTAGGAAGTGTAAGCAGCAACCAAATATTTGTGGTTGAAAACAATGTTGCCAAATTGAAAAAAGTCGTAGCCGGCAGAATCTTAGGTGATAAAGTTGAAATTATCGATGGATTAAATGATGGGGAAACCGTAATAGTAACGGGACAAATTAACTTACAAGACGGAAATACAGTAGAAATTATTAAGTAA
- a CDS encoding TolC family protein — translation MKRIVLIFLCSVGLSANAQVKTLTLKDALTYALQNKAEAKKSKLQVENSEYKIQEIRSRALPQISANGNLTYNPILQLNALPGDFFGAPGTTLLAPLGQKWTSTAGLSLTQAIFDQSVFTGLRAARSTREFYQINDQLTEEQVIERVANNYYTVYVQRDLLTLLDSTYANTTKVRDIVKGQFDNGLAKKIDLDRIIVKLSNIDTERQQVKNQVELQENALKFYMGMPIETKIEIPSEEFEATSAALTETPNVENRTEYLLLKKQEELLVFNKKAVEAGYYPTLSLTAGYNYIGQGPEMPWFKKPKDGVYWSDYSAIGLNLHIPIFTGFGTRAKVRQADVEIRTLQEDMKDTKLSLDLDYRNAMTQINNNLVTIENQKENMRLASEILSNTKNNYLQGLASLTDLLDAENANQEAQNNYSRAVLNYKIAEISLIKSKGELKTLIK, via the coding sequence GCCTCTCCGCCAATGCACAAGTCAAGACACTAACCCTAAAAGACGCTCTTACCTACGCTCTTCAAAATAAAGCAGAAGCTAAGAAATCTAAATTGCAGGTTGAAAACAGTGAGTATAAAATTCAGGAAATACGTTCAAGAGCACTGCCACAAATCTCTGCAAACGGAAATTTGACTTACAATCCTATTTTGCAGTTAAATGCTTTACCTGGAGATTTTTTTGGCGCTCCAGGAACTACACTTTTAGCGCCATTAGGCCAAAAATGGACTTCTACTGCAGGACTTTCTTTAACTCAGGCAATTTTTGATCAGTCTGTATTTACAGGACTGAGGGCCGCCCGTTCGACACGTGAATTTTATCAGATAAATGATCAGCTGACAGAAGAACAGGTAATTGAAAGAGTAGCCAACAATTATTATACTGTTTATGTTCAAAGAGACCTTTTAACTTTATTAGACAGTACATATGCCAATACTACTAAAGTTCGCGATATTGTAAAAGGACAATTTGACAATGGTTTGGCCAAGAAAATTGATTTAGACCGTATCATTGTAAAATTATCAAACATTGATACAGAGCGTCAACAAGTTAAGAATCAGGTTGAGTTACAGGAAAATGCTTTAAAGTTTTATATGGGTATGCCAATTGAAACCAAAATCGAAATTCCTTCAGAAGAATTTGAAGCTACATCGGCAGCATTGACTGAAACTCCTAATGTAGAAAACAGAACAGAATATCTTCTTTTGAAAAAACAAGAAGAATTACTTGTATTCAATAAGAAAGCTGTTGAAGCCGGATATTATCCTACACTTTCACTAACTGCAGGTTACAACTATATTGGTCAGGGACCTGAAATGCCTTGGTTTAAAAAGCCTAAAGACGGGGTTTACTGGTCTGATTATTCTGCTATAGGATTAAATCTACATATTCCGATTTTTACCGGTTTTGGTACCCGTGCGAAAGTGAGACAGGCTGATGTTGAAATCAGAACACTACAGGAAGACATGAAAGACACTAAACTTTCTCTTGACCTGGATTATAGAAATGCGATGACGCAAATCAATAATAATCTTGTGACTATTGAGAACCAAAAAGAAAATATGCGACTTGCAAGTGAAATTTTAAGCAATACCAAAAACAATTACTTACAGGGATTAGCATCATTAACTGACTTATTAGATGCAGAAAATGCAAATCAGGAAGCTCAGAATAATTACAGCAGAGCAGTTTTAAATTATAAAATTGCCGAAATATCTCTAATCAAATCAAAAGGCGAACTAAAAACTCTTATTAAATAA